One stretch of Daphnia pulicaria isolate SC F1-1A chromosome 6, SC_F0-13Bv2, whole genome shotgun sequence DNA includes these proteins:
- the LOC124343759 gene encoding neurocalcin-like isoform X2, whose translation MPSFSDSSSEQASILDFADVDLCSKANVTKVSNGQEDKQVRLRLSLDEICHRTNFTRKEVRAFYRTLKQECPLGVVTEETLRDAYHRLFPNGNVGMYVKYVFRTLDTQGNGKITFTQLLVFLSTISKGTHLDRLKWIFRLYDLDGDGAIQHSELLNLCCAIHELAGTTEKRIFHETKKSGKEEMFSESEKDRKFRQIKLWVDKVFRRWDSNQDGQVTLEEFLASYSNDDLLETSLHYFDDL comes from the exons ATGCCGAGCTTCagcgacagcagcagcgaacAGGCGAGCATACTCGATTTCGCCGATGTGGACCTCTGCAGCAAAGCCAACGTCACCAAAGTGAGCAACGGCCAGGAGGACAAGCAAGTTCGACTGCGGCTCAGTTTGGACGAAATTTGCCACCGAACTAATTTCACCCGCAAAGAAGTTCGAGCTTTTTATCGAACTTTGAAACAG GAATGTCCGCTCGGAGTGGTGACCGAAGAAACCTTGCGGGACGCCTATCATCGCCTTTTCCCCAACGGAA ACGTAGGAATGTACGTGAAATATGTTTTCCGCACCTTGGATACCCAGGGCAACGGCAAAATTACTTTCACG CAATTACTCGTGTTCCTGTCGACCATCAGCAAAGG AACTCATCTTGATCGTTTGAAATGGATATTCCGCTTGTACGACCTCGACGG GGACGGGGCGATTCAGCATTCCGAACTATTAAA TTTGTGCTGTGCAATCCACGAGTTGGCGGGAACAACGGAAAAAAGAATCTTTCACGAAACTAAGAAATCCGGGAAGGAAGAAATGTTCAGCGAAAGTGAAAAAGACAGAAAATTCCGCCAGATCAAACTCTGGGTCGATAAAGTCTTTAGGCGGTGGGATTCTAATCAAGACGGACAG GTGACACTTGAGGAATTCCTAGCAAGTTATTCAAATGACGATCTCCTTGAAACTTCGCTTCATTATTTTGATGACTTATAG
- the LOC124343759 gene encoding neurocalcin-like isoform X1: MPSFSDSSSEQASILDFADVDLCSKANVTKVSNGQEDKQVRLRLSLDEICHRTNFTRKEVRAFYRTLKQECPLGVVTEETLRDAYHRLFPNGNVGMYVKYVFRTLDTQGNGKITFTVRSIDVRSMTNAAPFIFFKYWNFVLQQLLVFLSTISKGTHLDRLKWIFRLYDLDGDGAIQHSELLNLCCAIHELAGTTEKRIFHETKKSGKEEMFSESEKDRKFRQIKLWVDKVFRRWDSNQDGQVTLEEFLASYSNDDLLETSLHYFDDL, encoded by the exons ATGCCGAGCTTCagcgacagcagcagcgaacAGGCGAGCATACTCGATTTCGCCGATGTGGACCTCTGCAGCAAAGCCAACGTCACCAAAGTGAGCAACGGCCAGGAGGACAAGCAAGTTCGACTGCGGCTCAGTTTGGACGAAATTTGCCACCGAACTAATTTCACCCGCAAAGAAGTTCGAGCTTTTTATCGAACTTTGAAACAG GAATGTCCGCTCGGAGTGGTGACCGAAGAAACCTTGCGGGACGCCTATCATCGCCTTTTCCCCAACGGAA ACGTAGGAATGTACGTGAAATATGTTTTCCGCACCTTGGATACCCAGGGCAACGGCAAAATTACTTTCACGGTAAGATCTATAGACGTTCGATCAATGACTAATGCGGctcctttcattttttttaaatattggaatTTCGTGCTGCAGCAATTACTCGTGTTCCTGTCGACCATCAGCAAAGG AACTCATCTTGATCGTTTGAAATGGATATTCCGCTTGTACGACCTCGACGG GGACGGGGCGATTCAGCATTCCGAACTATTAAA TTTGTGCTGTGCAATCCACGAGTTGGCGGGAACAACGGAAAAAAGAATCTTTCACGAAACTAAGAAATCCGGGAAGGAAGAAATGTTCAGCGAAAGTGAAAAAGACAGAAAATTCCGCCAGATCAAACTCTGGGTCGATAAAGTCTTTAGGCGGTGGGATTCTAATCAAGACGGACAG GTGACACTTGAGGAATTCCTAGCAAGTTATTCAAATGACGATCTCCTTGAAACTTCGCTTCATTATTTTGATGACTTATAG